In Microcebus murinus isolate Inina chromosome 20, M.murinus_Inina_mat1.0, whole genome shotgun sequence, the following are encoded in one genomic region:
- the KCNG4 gene encoding voltage-gated potassium channel regulatory subunit KCNG4 — translation MPTPSRAGGLRPRPPRRGSCSPLGRLLPGPVETPPVKGLYYRRVRKAGALDASPADLRKEILVNVGGRRYLLPWSTLDEFPLSRLSKLRLCRSHEEITQLCDDYDEDSREFFFDRSPSAFGAIVSFLAAGKLVLLREMCALSFREELAYWGVEEARLERCCLRTLLQRREELAELRRQEAALQRRGEARVPAAHGSRWGLCMHRLRDMVENPQSGLPGKVFACLSILFVATTAVSLCVSTMPDLRAEEDKGECSRKCYYIFVVETICVAWFSLEFCLRFVQAQNKCQFFQGPLNIIDILAISPYYVSLAVSEEPPGDGERPSGSSYLEKVGLVLRVLRALRILYVMRLARHSLGLQTLGLTVRRCTREFGLLLLFLAVAVTLFSPLVYVAENESGRVLEFTSIPASYWWAIISMTTVGYGDMVPRSVPGQMVALSSILSGILIMAFPATSIFHTFSHSYLELKKEQEQLQARLRCLQSTPVPSDLELLDASVASDRELLDASVASDRELLDASVASDRELLDASVASDRELLDASVASDRELLDASVASDRELLDASEAVGHKLTDDVDDRIPGSRASPVVHV, via the exons ATGCCCACGCCTTCCAGAGCCGGGGGCCTGCGCCCCAGGCCCCCTCGCCGTGGCTCCTGCAGCCCTCTGGGTCGGCTCCTGCCGGGCCCCGTGGAGACGCCGCCCGTCAAGGGCCTTTACTACCGCAGGGTGCGGAAGGCGGGCGCCCTGGACGCCTCCCCGGCGGACCTGAGGAAGGAGATCCTGGTCAACGTGGGGGGCAGGAGGTACCTCCTTCCCTGGAGCACGCTGGACGAGTTCCCGCTGAGCCGCCTGAGCAAGCTCAGGCTCTGCCGCAGCCACGAGGAGATCACGCAGCTCTGCGACGACTACGACGAGGACAGCCGGGAGTTCTTCTTCGACAGGAGCCCCAGCGCCTTCGGGGCGATCGTGAGCTTCCTGGCGGCCGGGAAGCTGGTGCTGCTGCGGGAGATGTGCGCGCTGTCCTTCCGGGAGGAGCTGGCCTACTGGGGCGTCGAGGAGGCCCGCCTGGAGAGGTGCTGCCTGCGCACGCTGCTGCAGAGGCGGGAGGAGCTGGCCGAGCTGCGCAGGCAGGAGGCGGCGCTGCAGCGGCGCGGGGAGGCCCGCGTGCCCGCCGCGCACGGCTCGCGCTGGGGCCTCTGCATGCACCGGCTGCGCGACATGGTGGAGAACCCGCAGTCCGGGCTGCCCGGGAAGGTCTTCGCCTGCCTCTCCATCCTCTTCGTGGCCACCACGGCCGTCAGCCTGTGCGTCAGCACCATGCCCGATCTCAGGGCCGAGGAGGACAAG GGCGAATGCTCTCGAAAGTGCTACTACATTTTCGTGGTGGAGACCATCTGCGTGGCCTGGTTTTCCCTGGAGTTCTGCCTGAGGTTCGTCCAGGCCCAGAACAAGTGCCAGTTCTTCCAGGGGCCCCTGAACATCATCGACATCCTGGCCATCTCCCCGTACTACGTGTCGCTCGCGGTGTCCGAGGAGCCCCCCGGGGACGGCGAGCGGCCGAGCGGCAGCTCCTACCTGGAGAAGGTGGGGCTGGTGCTGCGCGTGCTGCGGGCGCTGCGCATCCTCTACGTCATGCGCCTGGCGCGCCACTCGCTGGGGCTGCAGACGCTGGGGCTCACCGTGCGCCGCTGCACGCGCGAGttcggcctcctcctcctcttcctggccGTGGCCGTCACCCTCTTCTCCCCTTTGGTCTACGTGGCCGAGAACGAGTCCGGGCGGGTCCTGGAGTTCACCAGCATCCCCGCCTCCTACTGGTGGGCCATCATCTCCATGACCACGGTGGGCTACGGGGACATGGTCCCGCGCAGCGTGCCGGGCCAGATGGTAGCCCTCAGCAGCATCCTGAGCGGGATCCTCATCATGGCCTTCCCGGCCACGTCCATCTTCCACACCTTCTCCCACTCCTACCTGGAGCTCAAGAAGGAGCAGGAGCAGCTCCAGGCCCGCCTCAGGTGCCTCCAAAGCACCCCCGTGCCCAgtgacctcgaactcctggacgcCAGCGTGGCCAGCGACCGTGAACTCCTGGACGCCAGCGTGGCCAGCGACCGTGAACTCCTGGACGCCAGCGTGGCCAGCGACCGTGAACTCCTGGACGCCAGCGTGGCCAGCGACCGTGAACTCCTGGACGCCAGCGTGGCCAGCGACCGTGAACTCCTGGACGCCAGCGTGGCCAGCGACCGTGAACTCCTGGACGCCAGCGAGGCCGTTGGGCACAAACTCACGGATGACGTCGACGACCGGATCCCGGGGAGCCGCGCCTCGCCCGTGGTGCACGTGTAA